Proteins from a genomic interval of bacterium:
- the wecB gene encoding UDP-N-acetylglucosamine 2-epimerase (non-hydrolyzing), whose amino-acid sequence MTDDAYELVVVAGARPNFMKVAPILRELEKRPEFRVFLIHTGQHYDEAMSSGFFRDLGIAEPDLNLGVGSGSHAEMTADVLRKVEPVLIERQPAGLVVVGDVNSTLAATLAASKLGVPVAHVEAGLRSFDRAMPEEINRILTDSISDWLFVTEPSGRENLLREGVDEERIHLVGNVMIDTLLANREKARASDVLTRLGLEEGGYAALTLHRPSNVDDPAQLAALFGVFEEIHAELPVVFPIHPRTRAAVERQLGDRPPAIQMIDPLGYLDFLRLMADAHFVLTDSGGVQEETTVLGVPCLTLRENTERPVTVTQGTNQIVGRDPDTIRAEVRKILDGSAKQGRIPDLWDGGAAGRIVDQLAADLGS is encoded by the coding sequence ATGACCGACGACGCATACGAGCTGGTAGTGGTGGCCGGGGCGCGGCCTAACTTCATGAAGGTGGCCCCGATCCTGCGAGAGCTGGAGAAGCGCCCGGAATTCCGGGTCTTTCTGATCCATACGGGCCAGCACTACGACGAGGCCATGTCCTCAGGCTTCTTTCGCGACCTGGGGATCGCGGAGCCGGATCTGAACCTGGGCGTCGGCTCGGGCTCCCACGCAGAAATGACGGCGGACGTGCTCCGAAAGGTCGAGCCGGTGCTCATCGAGCGACAGCCCGCCGGCCTGGTCGTCGTCGGCGACGTCAACTCGACCCTCGCAGCCACCTTGGCCGCATCCAAGCTCGGTGTTCCGGTTGCGCACGTGGAGGCCGGGCTTCGTTCTTTCGACCGGGCCATGCCCGAGGAGATCAACCGCATCCTCACCGACTCGATCTCGGATTGGCTGTTCGTCACCGAGCCTTCCGGCCGGGAGAACCTGCTGCGGGAAGGTGTCGACGAGGAGAGGATCCACCTGGTCGGCAACGTCATGATCGACACCCTGCTTGCGAATCGGGAGAAAGCACGAGCCAGCGACGTGCTGACCCGACTGGGGCTCGAAGAAGGGGGCTATGCGGCGCTCACGCTCCACCGCCCGAGCAACGTGGATGATCCTGCGCAACTGGCCGCGCTCTTCGGCGTGTTCGAGGAAATCCATGCGGAATTGCCCGTCGTGTTTCCGATCCATCCGCGAACCCGTGCAGCGGTGGAGCGCCAACTCGGAGATCGGCCGCCGGCCATCCAGATGATCGATCCACTCGGCTACCTGGATTTCCTCCGCCTCATGGCAGACGCCCACTTCGTCCTCACCGATTCCGGTGGCGTACAAGAAGAGACCACCGTTCTGGGCGTTCCGTGTCTGACCCTGCGCGAGAACACGGAGCGGCCCGTAACCGTCACCCAAGGCACGAACCAGATCGTAGGCCGCGACCCGGATACGATCCGCGCCGAAGTACGAAAGATCCTCGACGGCAGCGCCAAACAGGGGCGTATTCCCGACCTCTGGGATGGCGGGGCCGCCGGACGAATCGTCGACCAGCTTGCCGCGGATCTGGGGTCTTGA
- a CDS encoding carbamoyltransferase encodes MNVLGISCYYHDSAAALLRDGELVAAAHEERFTRKRHDAGIPKLAIQYCLEEAGIRMADVDTLVFYDKPFVKFERILMTYLATFPRSLPSFAKAIPLWLKEKLNVRKALEVELGFEGELLFAEHHQSHAASAFLPSPFEEAAILTIDGVGEWATTTQGIGRGNKFELIHEVRFPHSLGLLYSAFTYYLGFKVNSAEYKVMGAAPYGEPKYVDTIFEHLVDLRDDGSFKLNMKYFAYDYGLTMTNKRFEKLFGQPRREGESEMQDFHWDMAASVQKVTEEVVLRIARDLHEKTGMKNLCMAGGVALNCVANGRLVREGPFENLWVQPAAGDAGGALGAALFAEHCVMDRPRKLRMDHAYWGPGYSDEEIRKYLELREAPYQIHSRDEMIRETARHLDEQKVIGWFQGRMEWGPRSLGARSILADARNEENWKRVNLKIKFRESFRPFAPAVLAEKADQWFDIDRESPYMLLVCQVKEGVNAPAITHVDGSARLQTVTRASHAEFYDLIHAFDERTGCPVVINTSFNVRGEPIVCTPEDAYLCFMRTQMDVLVLGNQILLKEDQPELVEDFDWRDRYALD; translated from the coding sequence ATGAACGTTCTCGGCATCTCTTGCTACTACCACGACAGCGCGGCCGCCCTGCTGCGCGATGGCGAACTCGTGGCCGCTGCCCATGAGGAGCGCTTCACCCGCAAACGTCACGATGCCGGCATCCCGAAGCTTGCCATCCAGTATTGCCTGGAGGAAGCGGGCATCCGCATGGCGGACGTCGACACGCTCGTCTTCTACGACAAGCCGTTCGTGAAGTTCGAGCGCATCCTGATGACCTACCTCGCGACCTTTCCGCGCTCGTTGCCGTCCTTTGCCAAGGCCATCCCGCTCTGGTTGAAAGAGAAGCTGAACGTCCGCAAGGCCCTCGAGGTCGAACTCGGGTTCGAGGGTGAACTGCTCTTCGCCGAGCACCACCAGAGCCATGCGGCCTCGGCCTTCCTCCCCTCACCCTTCGAAGAAGCCGCGATTCTCACCATCGACGGCGTCGGCGAGTGGGCGACGACCACCCAGGGCATCGGCCGAGGCAACAAATTCGAACTGATTCACGAAGTGCGCTTTCCGCATTCGTTGGGGCTGCTCTACAGCGCCTTCACCTACTACCTGGGCTTCAAGGTGAACTCCGCGGAGTACAAGGTGATGGGTGCGGCGCCCTATGGCGAGCCGAAGTACGTCGACACGATCTTCGAACACCTCGTCGATCTCCGCGACGACGGCTCCTTCAAGCTGAACATGAAGTACTTCGCCTACGACTACGGGCTCACCATGACGAACAAGCGCTTCGAGAAGCTCTTTGGTCAGCCGCGCCGTGAAGGCGAATCCGAGATGCAGGATTTCCATTGGGATATGGCCGCCAGCGTCCAGAAGGTCACCGAGGAGGTGGTGCTCCGGATCGCTCGCGACCTGCACGAGAAGACGGGCATGAAGAACCTGTGCATGGCCGGGGGCGTTGCACTGAATTGTGTCGCCAACGGAAGGCTCGTTCGCGAAGGCCCGTTCGAGAACCTCTGGGTGCAGCCCGCCGCTGGCGATGCCGGCGGCGCACTCGGCGCGGCACTCTTTGCCGAGCACTGCGTGATGGACAGGCCCCGCAAGCTCCGCATGGATCACGCCTACTGGGGCCCCGGGTACTCGGACGAGGAGATCCGGAAATACCTCGAACTGCGCGAGGCGCCCTATCAGATCCATTCGCGCGACGAGATGATCCGCGAAACGGCCCGACATCTCGACGAGCAGAAGGTGATCGGTTGGTTCCAGGGCCGCATGGAGTGGGGGCCGCGCTCGCTCGGCGCCCGGTCGATCCTGGCCGACGCACGCAACGAAGAGAATTGGAAGCGCGTGAACCTGAAGATCAAGTTCCGCGAGAGCTTTCGGCCCTTCGCCCCCGCAGTGCTGGCCGAGAAGGCCGACCAGTGGTTCGACATCGACCGGGAGAGCCCCTACATGCTGCTCGTCTGCCAGGTGAAGGAGGGTGTGAACGCCCCGGCCATCACCCACGTGGACGGCTCAGCCAGGCTTCAGACCGTAACGCGGGCAAGCCACGCGGAATTCTACGATCTGATCCACGCCTTCGACGAGCGAACCGGCTGCCCCGTGGTCATCAATACCTCGTTCAACGTCCGCGGTGAGCCGATCGTATGCACTCCCGAAGATGCCTACCTCTGTTTCATGCGAACCCAAATGGACGTGCTCGTGCTCGGCAACCAGATCCTCCTGAAAGAGGATCAGCCGGAGTTGGTCGAAGACTTCGACTGGCGCGATCGCTACGCGCTCGACTGA
- the gmd gene encoding GDP-mannose 4,6-dehydratase — protein MTVGRALITGITGQDGSYLAELLLEKGYEVHGVVRRSSTENFERIAHLRDKVTLHQADLLDQVSLVSIVRDVNPGELYNLAAQSFVPTSWVQPTLTGEFTALGVTRVLEAVRLVDPSIRFYQASSSEMYGKVLETPQNEATPFYPRSPYGVAKVYGHFITVNYRESYDMFAVSGILFNHESPRRGREFVTRKISEYVARIKLGLEDELPLGNMDAKRDWGFAPEYVEAMWRMLQQETAADYVIGTGEHHTPQDFVDAAFSHVGLDPADFVRIDPAFLRPAEVETLLADPTKAREELGWSAKTPFEELVRVMVESDLEAQEALTDRRRGGPGTR, from the coding sequence ATGACCGTCGGTCGTGCGCTGATCACCGGGATCACCGGTCAGGATGGCTCCTATCTGGCGGAGCTCCTGCTGGAGAAGGGCTACGAGGTGCACGGGGTGGTGCGCCGATCCAGCACCGAGAACTTCGAGCGCATCGCGCATCTGCGGGACAAGGTGACGTTGCATCAGGCCGATCTGCTCGACCAGGTTTCGCTGGTGTCGATCGTTCGCGACGTAAACCCGGGCGAGCTCTACAACCTGGCCGCTCAATCTTTCGTTCCGACCTCGTGGGTCCAGCCGACCCTGACCGGCGAGTTCACGGCACTCGGCGTGACGCGGGTTCTGGAGGCGGTGCGGCTGGTGGATCCGAGCATCCGCTTCTACCAGGCTTCCAGCTCGGAGATGTACGGCAAGGTCCTGGAGACGCCGCAGAACGAGGCCACACCGTTCTATCCCAGAAGCCCCTACGGGGTTGCGAAGGTCTACGGCCACTTCATCACAGTGAACTACCGCGAGAGCTACGACATGTTCGCGGTCTCGGGCATCCTGTTCAATCACGAGTCGCCCCGGCGCGGTCGAGAGTTCGTGACGCGCAAGATCAGTGAGTATGTGGCGCGGATCAAGCTGGGTCTCGAGGATGAGTTGCCGCTCGGCAACATGGACGCCAAACGCGATTGGGGTTTTGCCCCGGAATACGTCGAGGCGATGTGGCGAATGCTGCAGCAGGAGACCGCGGCTGACTATGTGATTGGAACGGGCGAACACCATACACCCCAGGACTTCGTGGACGCGGCGTTTTCCCACGTTGGCCTCGACCCTGCGGATTTTGTGCGCATCGACCCCGCCTTTCTTCGCCCTGCCGAGGTCGAGACCCTGCTTGCGGATCCGACGAAAGCACGCGAGGAACTCGGCTGGAGCGCCAAGACGCCCTTCGAGGAGCTCGTTCGGGTGATGGTCGAATCGGATCTGGAGGCCCAGGAGGCACTCACCGATCGCCGCCGCGGTGGGCCAGGCACCCGATGA
- a CDS encoding undecaprenyl/decaprenyl-phosphate alpha-N-acetylglucosaminyl 1-phosphate transferase: MPIAFLVAAGFAAISTPLVSRLALAFGVIDRPSDRKVNKRANIPLLGGVAVAMGLFAGLSAVLFLHPSAEDVAPRIEGLLAGGLLILALGIVDDCWGLGAWPKLIVQIAAAAIAFQMGYRIDHVSNPVTHYVIEFPVWLSWLVTTGWIVIVTNSVNLIDGLDGLCTGVAAIIATTLTIIAWQGGHVPGIALGVVLLGALLGFLPYNFPPARMFLGDTGALFIGYSLSILALEGYGRVTVLTFLVPLLALAVPLLDTGLSIVRRIRHRSHIMQADKMHLHHRLLNEHSGSQRQAVLSIYFLTACFCLIAVSFTRLEGYAVVVFLAVILLLTFRIIRNLGILGSEAPEDDPGPTADAAENSR; the protein is encoded by the coding sequence GTGCCGATTGCATTTCTCGTGGCCGCGGGCTTCGCGGCCATTTCCACACCGTTGGTGTCGCGGCTTGCGCTCGCCTTCGGGGTCATCGATCGCCCGAGCGACCGGAAGGTGAACAAGCGGGCCAACATTCCGCTGCTCGGTGGTGTCGCCGTCGCCATGGGTTTGTTCGCCGGGCTCTCGGCGGTGCTATTCCTGCATCCCAGCGCGGAGGACGTGGCGCCGCGTATCGAAGGTCTCCTTGCGGGGGGCCTCCTCATCCTTGCGCTTGGCATCGTTGACGATTGCTGGGGCCTCGGCGCCTGGCCCAAGCTGATCGTGCAGATCGCGGCGGCCGCGATTGCCTTCCAGATGGGCTATCGCATCGATCATGTTTCGAACCCGGTCACCCACTACGTGATCGAGTTCCCCGTCTGGCTCTCCTGGCTCGTGACGACCGGCTGGATCGTCATCGTGACCAACTCGGTCAACCTGATCGACGGCCTCGATGGACTCTGCACCGGGGTCGCTGCGATCATCGCCACCACCCTGACGATCATCGCCTGGCAGGGCGGCCATGTCCCCGGGATCGCACTCGGAGTCGTCTTGCTGGGTGCGCTGTTGGGATTCCTCCCCTACAACTTCCCCCCCGCGCGGATGTTCCTGGGCGATACCGGCGCACTCTTCATCGGCTACAGCCTCTCGATCCTGGCCCTGGAGGGATACGGGAGGGTGACCGTGCTGACGTTCCTCGTGCCGCTCCTGGCCCTGGCCGTGCCGCTACTGGATACCGGCCTCTCGATCGTTCGGCGCATTCGCCATCGGAGCCACATCATGCAAGCCGACAAGATGCACTTGCACCACCGCCTGCTGAACGAGCATTCCGGCTCCCAGCGCCAGGCGGTGCTGTCGATCTACTTTCTCACCGCCTGCTTCTGCTTGATCGCCGTTTCGTTTACACGGCTCGAGGGTTACGCGGTAGTCGTCTTCCTCGCCGTCATTCTGCTGCTCACCTTCCGCATCATCCGGAATCTGGGCATCCTGGGCAGCGAAGCTCCGGAGGACGATCCGGGCCCGACGGCCGACGCCGCCGAGAACAGCCGATGA
- a CDS encoding polysaccharide export protein: MHRIPKLALSALALGALLACATTDRPTPPPAEAPVVRSEYVIGLGDQLQITVWRNEELSGIRLVRTDGKISVPLVDDIQAEGLTPEQLKAAIAEKLEDFISAPDVTVAVAQANSKQVYILGEVLQSGPVPVLQDLRVTDAISLARGFGPFADRSDIRIVRREGHEEIEYLFDYDAYVRGRAAGTNILLQPGDTVIVPD, translated from the coding sequence ATGCATCGAATTCCCAAGCTTGCCCTTTCAGCCCTCGCTCTCGGGGCGCTGCTCGCCTGTGCAACGACCGACCGGCCGACCCCGCCGCCCGCAGAGGCGCCGGTTGTCCGGAGCGAGTACGTGATTGGCCTGGGAGACCAGCTGCAGATCACCGTGTGGCGGAACGAGGAACTCAGCGGGATCCGTCTGGTACGCACGGATGGAAAGATCTCCGTTCCGCTGGTGGATGACATCCAGGCCGAGGGTCTGACTCCCGAGCAGCTGAAGGCAGCCATCGCGGAGAAGCTCGAAGACTTCATTTCAGCTCCCGATGTCACGGTTGCGGTCGCCCAGGCAAACAGCAAGCAAGTCTACATTCTCGGGGAGGTACTCCAGTCAGGGCCCGTACCGGTTCTCCAAGATCTTCGCGTGACGGACGCCATCTCGTTGGCGCGTGGTTTCGGACCATTTGCCGATCGAAGCGACATCCGGATCGTTCGCCGGGAAGGACACGAAGAGATTGAGTACCTGTTCGACTACGACGCCTACGTGCGAGGCCGCGCGGCCGGAACCAACATTCTCCTGCAGCCGGGAGACACCGTGATCGTTCCGGACTGA
- a CDS encoding CpsD/CapB family tyrosine-protein kinase: protein MGKVYDALRRAEEQRTRNVGEVASAPAVPIPHEPSPSNAAAPVAATSPSSRPAVVQPPARPGRLARWFQRSAESGEDSAADFNKRRIALLQPESFVTEQFRSLRARIESIAATKPIRTLAVTSTRAGEGKTLSSLSLAIVSSMNLESKVLLVDCDLRLPAVHKSLGVRPDAGLAEVLMGQASIEEAVVRVEGTELDVLPVRSVPSNPAELLASAKMKQLMEDLAQRYDRVILDLPCTLGLPDVKTVSELCDGVVFVVRADRTPQGEVAAAIEILDRRRILGVVLNGAEAGDSYGPYVRPTV from the coding sequence ATGGGAAAGGTCTACGATGCTCTCCGACGTGCGGAGGAGCAACGCACTCGAAATGTGGGTGAGGTCGCCAGTGCGCCCGCTGTACCCATTCCCCACGAACCTTCTCCGAGCAACGCAGCGGCACCGGTGGCGGCGACTTCGCCGTCATCGCGGCCTGCCGTCGTTCAGCCTCCCGCTCGGCCGGGCCGCCTGGCACGCTGGTTCCAACGCTCCGCAGAGAGCGGCGAAGACTCCGCGGCTGATTTCAACAAGAGGCGTATCGCGCTTCTGCAGCCGGAATCCTTCGTGACGGAGCAGTTCCGGTCCCTGCGTGCGCGAATCGAGTCGATTGCGGCGACAAAGCCAATCCGCACGCTGGCCGTTACCAGCACCCGTGCTGGCGAGGGCAAGACGCTTTCGTCCTTGTCACTCGCGATCGTCAGTTCGATGAACCTGGAATCCAAGGTGCTGCTCGTCGATTGCGACCTTCGCCTTCCGGCGGTGCACAAATCCCTCGGTGTGAGGCCGGATGCTGGCCTGGCAGAGGTCCTGATGGGGCAAGCCTCTATCGAGGAGGCCGTCGTTCGCGTCGAAGGAACGGAGTTGGACGTACTTCCGGTTCGTTCCGTTCCCTCGAACCCCGCGGAACTCCTGGCTTCTGCCAAGATGAAGCAACTCATGGAGGACCTTGCCCAACGCTATGATCGGGTGATTCTGGATCTTCCATGCACGCTCGGGCTGCCCGATGTGAAGACGGTCAGTGAACTCTGCGATGGAGTCGTCTTTGTCGTGCGGGCGGATCGGACGCCCCAGGGAGAGGTGGCGGCTGCCATCGAGATTCTGGATCGCCGACGGATTCTCGGCGTCGTGTTGAACGGAGCCGAGGCAGGCGACTCCTACGGGCCTTACGTCCGCCCGACGGTCTGA
- a CDS encoding sigma-54-dependent Fis family transcriptional regulator, giving the protein MPLTETFRVLVIDDDPGIREYLDALLERHGYEVFTVGSGEEALESLGKTRPDLVTLDVVLDGMDGIETLRRLKKRLPDVPVVMLSGHGHARTIVEAMQLGASDFLRKPFEVEELELAFQKALEHRALKQEVEELRGQAAKRGTEMILSDDDDKMRAVRDVIEQVADTDITVLIRGESGTGKEVVARNLHEQSDRRGRPFVKVNCAALPSELLESELFGFEKGAFTGAQKRKLGKFEYANHGTIFLDEIGEMSPALQAKLLQVLQDGEFSRLGGESDVQVDTRILAATNRNLEEAVAGGEFREDLYYRLNVVTVPMPPLRERKGTVPLLVDHFLRKFSAEYKKEPRSLSAAMMQRFTEYHWPGNVRELENMVRRMIVLGSEDAVTQEMAQREVPEESGDTAFLDLEALGVELANGNGVDLKSIAKTAARAAEKRVIAKVLNETRWNRKEAAERLQISYKALLYKMKESGLAEAR; this is encoded by the coding sequence ATCCCGTTGACTGAAACTTTTCGCGTACTCGTGATCGATGACGATCCTGGCATCCGGGAATACCTGGATGCCTTGCTCGAACGCCACGGGTACGAGGTTTTCACGGTTGGGAGTGGGGAAGAAGCCCTGGAAAGCCTGGGCAAGACCCGGCCGGACCTCGTGACCCTCGATGTGGTGCTGGACGGAATGGACGGCATCGAAACCCTCCGCCGTTTGAAGAAGCGCCTGCCCGATGTGCCGGTCGTCATGCTCTCGGGACATGGCCATGCGCGCACGATCGTCGAGGCCATGCAGCTCGGGGCTTCGGATTTCCTGCGCAAGCCCTTTGAAGTGGAGGAACTGGAACTCGCCTTCCAGAAGGCCCTCGAACATCGGGCGTTGAAGCAGGAAGTCGAGGAGCTGCGGGGCCAGGCGGCCAAGCGCGGCACGGAAATGATTCTCTCCGACGACGATGACAAGATGCGCGCCGTACGCGATGTGATCGAGCAGGTCGCAGATACGGACATCACGGTGCTGATTCGCGGCGAGAGTGGGACGGGCAAGGAAGTGGTTGCCCGCAATCTGCACGAGCAATCCGATCGACGCGGGCGCCCCTTCGTCAAGGTGAATTGCGCCGCGCTGCCCTCGGAGTTGCTGGAGAGTGAGCTCTTCGGTTTCGAAAAGGGCGCCTTCACGGGCGCCCAGAAACGCAAGCTCGGCAAGTTCGAATACGCGAACCACGGCACGATCTTCCTGGACGAGATCGGAGAGATGAGCCCGGCGCTTCAAGCCAAACTTCTGCAAGTCCTGCAGGACGGGGAGTTCTCGAGGCTCGGTGGCGAGAGCGATGTCCAGGTGGATACCCGGATCCTGGCCGCGACCAACCGGAATCTCGAAGAGGCGGTGGCCGGCGGCGAGTTTCGTGAGGATCTCTACTACCGCCTGAACGTCGTCACCGTGCCGATGCCTCCGCTTCGGGAGCGGAAGGGCACCGTGCCGCTCCTCGTCGACCATTTCCTTCGCAAGTTCTCGGCCGAGTACAAGAAGGAGCCGCGATCCCTTTCCGCGGCGATGATGCAGCGCTTCACCGAGTATCACTGGCCCGGAAACGTCCGAGAGCTGGAAAACATGGTGCGCAGGATGATCGTCCTCGGGAGCGAGGACGCCGTCACCCAGGAAATGGCCCAGCGCGAGGTGCCCGAGGAATCGGGCGACACCGCATTCCTGGATCTCGAGGCCCTGGGCGTGGAGTTGGCCAACGGCAACGGGGTGGACTTGAAATCCATCGCCAAGACCGCCGCGCGGGCCGCGGAAAAGCGTGTGATTGCCAAGGTCCTGAACGAGACCCGTTGGAACCGCAAGGAAGCCGCGGAACGCTTACAAATCAGCTACAAGGCGCTGCTCTACAAGATGAAGGAGAGCGGCCTGGCCGAGGCCCGCTAG
- a CDS encoding AAA family ATPase: protein MYHEHYGLVRSPFEMTPDPAFLYLGEAHREGLATLVYGVRARKGFVLLTGEVGTGKTTLLHALLAQLDRDTLSAFIFNPKLQPLDFFRMMFDEFGIEKACTTKAEYLLTLNHFLIERLSKNQPTLLIVDEAQVLSTEMLEEIRLLSNLETPTSKLIQIMLVGQPELWEMLSRPDLRQLRQRIVLRHRLRPFTLRECSDYVEERLRLAGYTGKGIFEKAALREIHRVTGGIPRLINIVCDGALLAGFGRDLQTIGVSAIREVATDLELDPGQTAAAANDESTQAPAKRSGLFGWLRTRQTGGL from the coding sequence ATGTACCACGAGCACTACGGACTCGTCCGCAGCCCGTTCGAGATGACGCCCGATCCGGCGTTTCTCTACCTGGGTGAAGCGCACCGCGAGGGTCTTGCGACCCTGGTTTACGGCGTGCGCGCACGGAAGGGCTTCGTCCTGCTCACGGGCGAGGTCGGGACCGGCAAGACGACGCTACTTCATGCGCTTCTCGCCCAGCTCGATCGGGATACGCTCTCGGCCTTCATCTTCAACCCGAAGCTCCAGCCCCTCGATTTCTTCCGAATGATGTTCGACGAGTTCGGTATCGAGAAGGCGTGTACGACCAAGGCTGAGTATCTGCTTACGCTGAACCATTTTCTGATCGAACGGCTCAGCAAGAACCAGCCGACGCTCCTGATCGTCGACGAGGCGCAGGTGTTGTCGACGGAAATGCTCGAGGAAATCCGGCTCCTCTCGAACCTCGAGACGCCCACGTCGAAGCTCATCCAGATCATGCTGGTGGGGCAACCCGAACTCTGGGAAATGCTCTCGCGTCCGGATCTCCGTCAGCTTCGCCAGCGGATCGTGCTACGCCATCGGTTGCGCCCGTTCACGTTGCGTGAGTGCTCGGATTACGTCGAGGAGCGGCTGCGCCTCGCCGGATATACGGGCAAGGGAATCTTCGAGAAGGCGGCGCTTCGGGAGATCCATCGGGTCACGGGCGGCATACCGCGGCTGATCAACATTGTATGCGACGGGGCGTTGCTGGCAGGCTTTGGGCGAGATCTCCAGACGATAGGCGTGAGCGCGATTCGCGAAGTCGCCACGGATCTGGAACTCGATCCCGGACAAACTGCTGCTGCCGCAAATGACGAATCCACCCAGGCGCCTGCCAAGCGAAGTGGTCTCTTCGGTTGGCTACGCACGCGCCAGACAGGGGGACTGTAA
- a CDS encoding DUF362 domain-containing protein, translating into MIRVGLARTLPSYRGLSAPYDPDTAFPELVSALNVQPGSTPNSVYSAVRGALRALGLDAERFGSPSWNPLGDLAESGATIVLKPNFIRHWNPNGEDGSIESVITHGSVLRAIADYAALAAGPEGRVVVAEAPQQDCDFGEIRRLVGMDELEEHFSQVLGRSLTVLDLRREQVRFRDGVIVERSPLPGDPSGYRAVDLGHRSFFNEAGMDAKRFRGADYDPGPTIEHHRNGRHAYLLSETVLSADLIVNLPKLKTHKKTGVTLALKNLVGINGDKNWLPHHSVGSPDQGGDEYPTRNWSNRLRSRAVEFARPLLARGIGTSTIRAARKLEGQMRGDDFVRSGNWYGNRTTWRMCCDLNRCVAYSDRDGLHLEARGPVRRTLSLIDGIVAGEAGGPLAPKDVPLGVVIAATDPIAADLTALRLMGFDERRIPKIEAPMSDMKGPRITEVRSSGDVEVHETSPDQTQTTCGPLDQLGTVHRFKPHPGWTGQIEASASTPTRTTAGSD; encoded by the coding sequence GTGATCCGAGTCGGCCTGGCGCGAACCCTGCCCTCCTATCGCGGACTCTCCGCACCCTACGATCCGGACACGGCATTTCCGGAGTTGGTATCGGCGCTGAACGTCCAGCCTGGCTCCACGCCGAACTCCGTGTACTCCGCCGTAAGAGGCGCGCTTCGTGCATTGGGGCTAGATGCCGAGCGATTTGGCAGCCCCAGTTGGAACCCACTCGGCGATCTCGCCGAATCCGGAGCGACCATCGTCCTGAAGCCAAATTTCATCCGGCACTGGAACCCGAACGGAGAAGACGGGAGCATCGAGAGCGTCATCACCCACGGGTCCGTTCTGCGGGCGATTGCGGACTACGCCGCGTTGGCGGCAGGCCCAGAGGGGAGGGTAGTCGTCGCCGAAGCCCCCCAGCAGGATTGCGATTTCGGCGAAATCCGGCGTCTCGTCGGAATGGATGAACTCGAAGAACACTTCAGCCAGGTTCTCGGCCGAAGCCTCACCGTCCTCGACCTTCGACGGGAGCAGGTCCGATTCCGGGACGGAGTCATCGTCGAGAGGAGTCCCCTTCCCGGCGACCCTTCCGGGTACCGTGCCGTGGATCTGGGCCATCGGAGCTTCTTCAACGAGGCCGGAATGGATGCCAAGCGTTTCCGCGGTGCGGACTACGATCCTGGACCGACCATCGAGCATCATCGAAATGGGCGTCACGCCTACTTGTTGTCAGAGACGGTTCTTTCGGCGGACCTGATCGTGAATCTTCCGAAATTGAAGACCCACAAGAAGACGGGCGTCACGCTGGCGCTCAAGAATCTCGTCGGGATCAATGGCGACAAGAATTGGTTGCCTCACCATTCTGTAGGCTCCCCGGATCAAGGGGGCGATGAGTATCCGACACGAAACTGGAGCAACCGCCTGCGAAGCCGGGCCGTCGAATTCGCGCGACCCCTCCTGGCCCGGGGAATCGGGACGTCGACCATTCGAGCCGCTCGCAAACTCGAAGGCCAGATGCGCGGGGACGATTTCGTGCGCAGTGGGAATTGGTATGGGAACCGGACGACCTGGCGAATGTGCTGCGATCTGAATCGCTGCGTCGCATACAGCGATCGGGATGGCCTGCACCTCGAGGCAAGAGGCCCGGTTCGTAGAACTCTGAGCTTGATCGATGGTATCGTCGCCGGAGAAGCGGGAGGACCGCTGGCGCCAAAGGATGTCCCGCTCGGCGTGGTCATTGCCGCCACGGATCCGATCGCTGCAGACCTCACCGCGCTTCGCCTGATGGGTTTCGACGAACGGAGGATTCCGAAGATCGAAGCACCGATGTCCGATATGAAGGGCCCCCGTATCACGGAGGTTCGCTCCTCAGGAGACGTCGAAGTGCACGAGACGAGCCCCGACCAGACGCAAACGACGTGCGGCCCCCTCGACCAGTTGGGTACTGTGCATCGGTTCAAGCCTCACCCCGGATGGACCGGCCAGATCGAGGCCTCGGCCTCGACTCCGACAAGAACAACTGCTGGAAGCGACTGA
- a CDS encoding glycosyltransferase family 4 protein produces the protein MRILFLSHYYPPEVNAPANRVHEHARGWVEDGRGHTVITGVPRHPLGEIFPGYPNGWFQREETGRLWVERESRREDLARRMPACREETDGWAGAVSSP, from the coding sequence GTGCGCATCCTCTTCCTCTCCCACTATTACCCGCCGGAGGTCAACGCTCCGGCGAACAGGGTGCACGAGCATGCGCGGGGCTGGGTGGAGGACGGCCGTGGGCACACGGTGATCACCGGTGTACCGAGGCATCCGCTTGGAGAGATCTTCCCGGGCTACCCGAATGGTTGGTTCCAGAGAGAAGAGACCGGCCGGCTCTGGGTCGAGCGTGAATCTCGGCGTGAGGACCTGGCCCGCAGGATGCCTGCCTGCCGCGAAGAGACAGACGGCTGGGCGGGCGCAGTGAGTTCGCCGTGA